A window of Gossypium raimondii isolate GPD5lz chromosome 7, ASM2569854v1, whole genome shotgun sequence genomic DNA:
GATGAATTCGAGCATTCGAATTGAGAGTAAGTGTTGGTGATATTTCCACATTAGATCTCGTATTAAAAGTTATGTTATTCGATTGTATCATGACAAAAATGGGTTAATCGTGTGATTAGATTTACGATTGAGACTAGATCCAAATGAGACTTCTACAAGGGAGCGTACGGTTTAGATCTGTTTAAAGTGTGGGATCTAACTCTCATTTTAAGTgaaatataatgttatttactttaacaaaattttatttaattaatttgtgagTACATTAAGTATTCGAGTGGagttgaaaaaaatatgagTTACGAGCATGaatatgtgaaaaatgtgaaaagtgAAACATGTGTTAAAATGACCATATTATGTGTATGGGGTGGAATTGTGAAAGGAGGTAGCTATGTGGCATTTTAACTGCGATTATGTGGTCATTGTCAACAATTATGTGGTGGTTTTTTCCACGATGTGTTATGTAACCTTTCATCGGTATctatgtggtggcttgtccacaaatggtgtgttatcggatggatgagttctggggaacttgatattggtgtgtagcggagatgGGTAAGAAATCCTCTGAAATGTGCATTATTACATAAGCATAACTTGTTATGTTCATTGAATTTGATGGTATGTGAATTCTATGAAAGTTATATTTATGATGATTTCGATGTGTTATGCTACATGTTGAAATATATGTTTGTGACGATCTCACACTGAGCCTTTTAAAGCTCACCCATGTTATGTGTGTATCTCAGGTAATCCTCGTAATTGAGGCTCGAATTTGGATATTTGGAGGGGCTCTCAGATTAATGATTTCTTGGTCAtgggtatttttttaataatgtggGACTTTTACGAACTATATGAGttcattttggatttttattatggactttaatttgggtttgtctttataactttttggactttattttaaaattatgaactGTGGCATGGGATTTCTATTCTGATATTTTGGGATAAGATTgcatgaattatttttatatgtttttaaaaaaaaacaataaacgTTTTAGTGATTATTAGCCACTGcaaatttgtgatttaaaaactaAGTTACAATacgaatatttttaattaaaaaggaacaaataaatttttattgaaggGAACATGATGTTttaaaaatgacatattttcaACACAAGTGagtttttcttataaaaacattttggcCATCTCCATGGCCCATGTAATTACTTAGATTGGGTCGTAACATTTAGGCACAAATTTATAGGTTATGTTTAATGGTACCAGAGCTCGATTCAAAATTCAGACTATgggtaaaaaaatgtttttttgaaaaacatcaTGCAACATAAAATATGCCACATGTGATTTGTTATAAAGAAATCTGAAACTCCCGAACCCGATCCGAGGTAAGTGTTGTTTATATGTGAAACTATAGACTTTGAAACTATAGAATTGTGAAAACTATAGATTGTGACATTATAGGAGACTATAGAAAACTTTTAGACTGAGACAAATTTAGATTGTGAAAgcgataaagaaatgaaattcgTATAAAAGcgataaacaaaattttgattgaaaaatatTCAAGTGATAACAATAAAACTTATCTCTTTTGATAgcataaaactttaaaatgagTACTCGCGGTGTTAGAACTAGGGGAATGAGAGCACCTGGGGAATCGGGTCAAGGAGCCCAAATCGACTCATCTGCTTCTCAAGTGCGAACCCCTAAGCTTGTTGCAGAGAATGTGGAGCGAGCACCTACAGTTAACGAGAGTCAGCAAGAGCTTGCGAACGAGGCTGTATCGCATGCCATGTTATGAGTTTTAGAACTAGTGCGATGTGCCCAATCTGATACTAACAGTCGTGGCACTATTACTGACATGCTCCGATCGAGTAGGGCCAAACTGTTTAAGGGCGTTGCTGGGACGACCCCCACTATAGCCAAGTATTGGTTAGAGGCTACAGTACAGAAGGGATCCTTGACGATATGGATTGTAACCCTGAACAGAAGCTTAAGGGGATTGTGTCATTGCTATGTGATGAGGCCTATTGCTGGTGGCAGGCCATTGTGAGGGGCACCTAAACTGATTGCTTGATGTGGAATTATTTTCTAAACGCCTTCCAAAAGAAACATGTGGGAGTGAGATACGTCGAGGCCAGGAGACTTGAGTTTATCGTGTTGAGGCAAGATAGTATATCGGTGGCTGATTACGAGGTGGAGTTCCTAAGGCTCAGCCATTATGCTCAAAGAATGGTGGTTGATGAGCAAGATAAGTGTGCCCGATTTGAGTTTGAGGTTAGATCAGATTTAATGATGCAAGTGGCTCCACTACAAGAGTGGGTCTTTAAAGCTTTGGTGGAGAAGACTAAGATTTGTGAGGAGGTTAGACACATTGAGCGCGAACGAAAGTAGCAAGTGAGAGCTCTAACTAAGGAgcttatatttttcatataagaCCCTTATTTGAATTCTAATTAGAGATTTCATAagaattgaatttttgaaacttttacgatttagtccctaaaccttaattaagCACTAATTCACGAAATTatctaaccaaaatttaattcacttctaatataactctgtaaacatttaataaaaatatttactattcTAGTTTACTGAATCGGAGTTTTGGAACCTCACTTTCTAACACCATTGACTTTCGAGTTGTTACACACACGGTTATGTGCCCTTGCAAACCCTAGGCTAGTTCGTGAACCACACGGCCACAACCCTTCCACACGGTCATACCCTTCCTGTAGGGTAATTTTAGCATTTGGCACATGACCACAATCTGTTACATGGTttggtcacacgaccatgtaacCCTTCCACACAACCGTGCGACCCCTTTcattttagagtttttatttgcTCAAATAAGTCTATCAAATTATGTTATTCTGGAATCCCTGATTTAATGACTAAAGTGTTATTGTTATATTGTATAAGAAATGAATATTACATGCCTACTGTCATTGTGATACTGATGAACTATTAGTGTTAATATGATTACCACCCTACTAAGTGCATGTTAGGCATAGCGTTGAATTgaatacatgttaagcatgttaacAGCtagtattgaattgaatacatgttaagcatgttaacAGCtagtattgaattgaatacatgttaagcatgttgaCTGCTAGTGTTGAATTGTTCTATTACAAATCATGTCATATTACATTGCATGGGGTGAGATGATATGTATAGAGGAAAAGTGATAGTTTAATAATATGCAAatagtggtggcttgtccataaACCTAGTGACAGTTTTTATCTGTAATTATGTTGTGCATCCACAACAAGTGGCAGTTTATTTGCAAATATGTGGTTCGATCATGAACTAAGTGGTAGTTTATTTGCAAATGTTTTTATCTGAAATACTAGTGGTTTACCTACAACTTTTTTTACAAACCCAGTGGAAGCTTTTATCTGCAATTATGTTGTGCATCCACAACAAGTGACAGTTTATCTTCAAATCAATGGTGATTTATCCACAACCAAGTGTATAAGGTTGGATGAGTTCTTGGGAACTCATAGTGTGGTGCGTAGCGGAGTTGGGTAGAACCTTTTTTGATAAACTGAAATAGCATTACCATTCATAAGTATGTGCATACAAAACTGtgaattctaaaatattatagtgATGTGTTATTATGATAAACCGATActgtgaaattgtgaattgctATATGAATGTGTTATTCTAAGAATTGTTGTCGcaaccatttttttgtaaaaacgggttcgacttttattttgaaaacaaaaatgaaaatgggagtcaccaccaatccttttttatgaggtgtgatcgggtcacctcgtaatttaatcattttaataaaattttaaatttactaaaatgataacttttggtctacaaaatccaaaaaacgagttcgggagtcggttacacgCGAGAaatgattagcaccctcgatacgcccaaaattggtacctagttgattaattaatgtcttaatatcgaaggttgaaaatttgaacagaaatttaaaatgcgatccctttttattaatgttattaaaaacgctcgaataaatcaaaaagaAAGTTGAAGACCTACTCGTCTCGAGGtaacaaaatgtcacaccccgtaagttaggacgcgATATTTGGAACATTAGAGAATAAGCTTgcctttgatttttattgaaattgcatgcattttgaaatttaaaaggatattttgctatttgagtttaacaagaaaatgaaaacctgtaagttagggtacgacttcTCTAATTTCCAaaacgcgaaatattgccttattttaaaatttttctttttttgaataatgACGAGTGCAACACTTGAACGAGgtgtatttattttgtttgcgaTAAAATAGACTGGTTTATTATTGGGGGTATATACAAATCAAGCGCAACTTGAAGTGATGAAATAGAATGAAACGATAatataaaacctaaaataacaatttatgaataaaatgttatGCTAATAATTAGCAATAATATGAAAGCAAGTAAACAAATTATAGTACacataatgataataaatacaCGACACGCATCATTTCAAAATACCATTATCAATAATCGAGGTAGACGAGACAAAATAACATAGAAAATGATTTCACGTGAATAATAgtctaaaatgaatattttatgagaacaaatcaaaataaatgataaaagacttCAAATAGATAATAcataaaaagaaacttaaaatgaataataataaagtagtttaaaataaataaataatatgtaacatataaaactttttctttctattaaaaataatatatgagaatattaaaagataatatataatagcttaaaacaataatataataaaaatttaaagaaatattatgtaaaatagtttgaaataaacaatttaaaacaacttaaaataaacaatacataaaacgatttaaaagaaatgtatatataaatctagtataaataatttataaaacaatttaagataaaatgatatatggcaattcaaatataatatatgaaataatttaaaatacctaatatctaaaataatataaaacaatttttaaaaaaggtaaTAAGTGACGTGTATAAAACAAttccaaataaataatatatatatgtagtttaaaataaataatatatataaatatttaaaatggataatagtttaatattgtttaaaatGCATAATATATGaagaacttaaaataaataataatagaacaatttaaaataagtaatataaagtttaaaataaataaataaataaataatttacaaaaaatgaattgaaattgggacaaaaaatgaaattaaagggtaaaaactgtaataaaataaacaaagaggACTAAAATCAAAGTCGCGCAAAGATCGAGGACCAAATGGGtaataaaacccaaatttgGACACGTCTCCGCTATTTCAGCACGTCAGTGAGCCAGGGATAGGATTGAAAAACAAGCAAAATTCTggggctaaattaataaaaaaacaacagggagtaaattaaattaaccatcAACACGGAGGGACCAGGGTTGCAAATAACCCATTTGagcaaaacgcgcggatccgcCCTGGAGCGAGTCGAGTCTCGTGCAGGTGGCCCcatacgacgccgttttggggccactgaaacaggccccaaacgacaccgttttgcgTCTTTTATAAAagccaaacttttttttttaaaactcatttcttccattctgttttaaaaaaaaactctcatcCTCTCAACTCTCCACCTTCCTTCAAAAATTCCCCCTTTCGAGTAAAGCCCTAATTTGGGGTTGAGACAGTCCAAAAGGtcctcaaaaataaaaaagaagagaaaaaaaggaaaaatataaggGACCTTTCGGTTACCCACTGTCGCCGGTGGGGTTTGCGGCAAGCCCACTAGCTCGACCACCGTCAACACCGGAGAAGACCTCTGACCGCGGCCACTAAGGTAAGAAATACCtcccttttctcttttattttattatttagtataaaaatgaaaatgaaataaaagaaataaaaaaatcgaacAAGAAAGTAAAAATTTCACCTTTGAGATCTATTTCCTGTTTtcgttttttattaaaaatgttcgtaaaaaaggaagaaaaaattaCAGTGATGATATTCAGTTTTTATAGCTGATTTGAAAACCcctaaatttctattttttgtcattttgcGATTTGGTTGCTTCCTCCTGTTGCGTGTTGCTCGTTTTGCAGGTGTCAGACGCGTGGATGGCCGGTGATAGGCGAGCGGTGGCGGCAGCAAAGCTGGGGCTAGGGTGCGGCGCCGAAGACCTAGGTGCGGTGCACctagggtttttttctttttttttcttattatgttgggttaggttttttttttctaatttgggcCATATTAGGCCTGTTGTAATTTTGGACTGGGactgttaatttatttatttattgttgttgggcccgggcaaaaatgggctattacaattGTTATCTTGCATGCTATGCCTACTATTCCACACTGATTTTCTTGTAATTACATGCATGTTGAGCTCCTTAAGCTCACCCTCCTTTATTTCCCATCTTTATAGATAACCCATCAGGTTAGGACACAGACACGACATTTGGAGGATTTGGCTCGGAtagttttacttttttaaagtattttagactttatattataatttctgCTATTTGGGACCGCATCGTTTTATTTGACCTGTGGCATGTGACTTAAGGTTTCGGATTTATTTGGCATGCATGACTTTTACTTTGATTTTAggattgttgaaattttgaaacttgttttaaatttacatgAAATCTGGTTTTCACTAAAAACTAGGTTCAATATCATTTTTCCGCTGCATTATTGAGTGAAgagtttttgaaaataatgtatataaaattgGAAATCAACTTTTGCtaagaaaaccctaaaataaattgttttggaaataaaattgcaacttttaataaaaagaagatAACACACTAAGTTTTCcttaaaaaataagcaaaagttttaaaatgattgTTTCATAACATCGGTAATCTTAGTGGGTCATTTCAGTGACCAATGCAATCTTTTGAATTCGGTcttaacgtctaggccgggtttgggggtTACATTTggagtaaataaaaatattatttttaaatattaagaaatttcAATGAGATTTTTTAacggaaaaaaaattgtaactattaaattataatttttttagtactAAAAGTtgtatgaaaaattatattccaagataatttttaaaatatatgaaaaattaaataaatgaaaaagttactgagacaaataaaaattgttatcctcacaattttacaaatttttgatATCCCCTACTGTTATTTggtatttttcataaatttttatacttcATCATATTTTTTGGTATTCCCTCATAATTTTGACACTTCCTCATATTTTTAGAACATCCTCATTTTTTTGGGTACTTTCATTGGTTTTATGGTACTCTCTCTCTCTGCATTTCCTCAGATTTTTggtattttcttataattttggtatttcctcatattttttatactttcttGTATTTTTCGGTACTTCCTCATAATTCTTGGTattgtttcaaaagaaaatttggtaCGAGATATAATTTTggagtaaataaaaaatattatttttaaatattaagaaaactCAATGGGATTTGTAAGGAAAAAATTTAGCTgttaaattatggtttttaatgctaaaatttggtattgaaaattatatttcatgataattttaaaaatagggaaaattaaataaatgaaaaaatattgagACGAACCAAAATTGGTATCCCTATTTTGTTATCCTCTTATGTTATTTGTAATCATTTCATAGTTTTTGTACTTCCGTATATTTTTAGtattctctcaaaatttttggtACTTCTTGAGGTTTTTGGTATTTCCTCATAATTTTGGTATtccttgtaatttttgttattttcatagAATATTTAGTActtcctcatttttttattcctcATAATTTTTGTACTTCCTCATATATTTTAGTATACCTTTTTAATCTTGGtaccttttataattttgagattcCTTAAAATTTTGGTACTTCTCCataattttggtataattttgaaatgatgatttggcacgaaatataattttgaagtaaaatattattatttaaaattaagaaatttcaaTAGGATTATGTAACGAAAAAACTTggtaacttttaaattattatttttcatgctaaatttagtaaggaaaaaagttatattcatgattttttaaaatatatgaaaaattaaataaatgatacaAATTTAGTACAGCCTAATAACACCCTCATAATTTTGGTATGATCTCATAATTTTTTGTGTGGTTTTGAAATAAagatttgaaactaaaaatataattttggagtaaaatatattattttgaataataaaatatttcattaaagaTTTTGTAATGGAAAGATTGGTAACttttaaattcttatttttatgcTAATATTTGGTAtgaaataacttatatataacgattattttaaaaaattaaataaataaaataaatttaataagacCAACCAAACAATATAcgatattataaaaattatgaggAATTATCAAAAATATGAGGGACCTCCAATATTGGTTCatcttatatattttctttcttttttaatttttcaattttaaaaaattattggtatatataacaaattttataagtgtgtaaaatttttttgccaaaatttatttctcaagccaaaacttaattttaaaaacataccaaaaatttTGAGGGCATGCCGAAAATataagagaataaaaaatttaagagattACAAATAGTTATGAAATAGTGCAAAAATTATGAGAGGATACCAAAATTATGATGAAGTACTAAAAAACATGAGAGAGTACCAAAATTATaagagaatataaaaattataaggtGAGTACCAAAACAATGTGAGGGAGTGCCAAAATATTGATTTgctttataaattttctttctttctttatttttaattttaaattttatcagtataaataacaaatttgattagtatgcaaaaaaaatatttcttttatatcaaaattgatttctcaaatcaaaactttattttaaaagcatATAAAGTATTTTAATGGTATACTAAAATTATGAGAGATTACTAAAACCATAAAAGATTACAAATAATCATAAAGTGTACCCAAAATTATAAGAGAAggccaaaataataataataaaaaactatttttcaaactttttaccTATTTATCAGGTAACCCATTAGCAATTACAAGGGAGCTTATGGATGCTTAATATAATTTCTCCAAATGTTTCCATGCTAGTTGGGTTGCatttctacaataaaaaattaaaaaaaaaagaaagaaaaagggaaattgaaCACCGATTTGTTATGCACGAGCATTGGATGCATCATTTCTTACGAAGGTGATGTTTTTTTGGTAGCCTCATGCATTTGCTGCATTAGCTTAGATCACCcgtcacttcaattaaatcttAGTGGACGAATAAAAGGGTCCACTAGATACGCAGTGTTTTAGAGCTCCTCATATTTCGATTTCTGATACTAAAGAATTGCTTCAGCATTTGAGTGTTTGAGTGTTGTTGAAGGAAGGCAACAACACAAAATCATGAAGCTAGTCAACACCATCATTTTAACCTATACAATCCTACTCATTCTTTCTACACCAatttttttgtctttaaaaGCTCAAGAGAATGGAACCGGCATGGCTACAATGCCGGTCCAATCATCAGAAGGTGGTTTCTGCAAATCAATGGTGGAGACCAATGGCTATGAATGTGAAGATCACAATGTAACTGGTAGATAAATATCCTGATATTCACTGTTTTGCACAGTTTTCTAATGGAATTTTGTGTTTCTTTTAGGTAACTACAAAAGATGGTTACATTCTCAATGTGGTAAGAATTCCTATGGGGCGGTGCCGTGACTGTCGGACGCGAGGAAACAAGTCGCCCGTGCTGTTGCAGCACGGGGTGTTTGTGGTTGGTCTATTCAGTCACTGATGCAATGAAAATTTGTATGTGAAAAATGACATTGTGTATGATATTCAGGATGGAAGATCATGGCTGCTATTACCCCCGAAACAATCTTTGGCATTCAATCTGGCCGATAATGGCTACGACGTCTGGCTTGTTAACTCACGCGGAACAGAGTACAGTGAAGGGCATACATCACTCAATTTTGATGATCCAGTTATTGATTATTtactcctctctctctctctctctctctacaATGCATGATGATTGttgttttgtttccttttcCGAGCTTGAGGTTGATTCTGATGGGTGTTTTTTAGGCCTACTGGAATTGGTCGTTGGACGAAATGGTAGCTTATGATCTTCCTGCAACATTCCAATATGTGTATGATCAAACAGGTCAAAAGTTGCACTTTGTTGGGCATTCACTGGTGAGTTTTAGAATCTGCTGCTAATGCTTTGTTTCCCATCCCATCATCTTTGACAGTTTGATGTTATTTGCAGGGAACTTTGATGATTATGGCTGCCATGTCAAGGGATCGGCTAGTGAACATGTTGGAATCAGTTGCATTACTCAGCCCAGTTGCTTATATGGGTCATACCACTTCCCTACTTTCAAGAGTTATTGCTGATAACTTCATTGCTGAggttacttctttttttctgtgttatccaaattgaataaagtttttctttttctttcttttaacaCAAATGTaagaatagttttttttttttcttttttacagaCATTGGACTCGTTAGGCTTCTACAAATTTGATATGAGAAAGTAAGATGCAATGAACCAATCACTCCCTGAATTCAAAGATAAAACTCACATTTAGCTTTACTTAATTTCATAGCAGTCATAAGATAAATACATGCATTTCAACCCGTTTATATTACGGCTTCCTTTTAAATATCCAACACATAATTTCCGAACAATCAACAGTGTCATTATTATAGAAATTCTGAAGGTGATCTGCCGAATACCAAGTGTTGACTGCACCACCTTGTTATTCACACCATATACAGGTAAAGTGAGGTActtgttttgataaatatgaagcAAAATTTAGTAGGAATTTGTCATATCTTCCTGAGTTGAAACTTTGGGACATCCATTTTATAGGTCAAAACTGTTGCATGAAACCTTCCATAATGGATATATTTCTAGATCATGAACCTCAGCCAGCAGCGATGAAGATCGTCATCCATATGTGTCAGCGTAAGTATCCCCAAAGCCCTTCCAGAAAGTAAGAGATTTTTTGGGGGTATGAAAAAAATGGTGTTGTGGTGTGGGTATAACTTTTACAGTGATTAGAGGAGGAAACACAACAATGTTTGATTACAATGATTCTGGTACGAACATAAAGCACTATGGGCAACCAACTCCTCCTGCCTACAACATGATCGGCATTCCAAAAGACCTACCCATCTTCCTCAGCCATGGTGGAGCCGATGCTCTTTCGGATGTGGATGATGTGAAGCTCTTGCTTGATAGTCTCCAAGGTCATGATCCAGACAAAATTGTTGTTCAGTTCATAGAACGTTTTGCGCATGCAGATTATTTAATGTCAGGAAATGCTAAAGAACATGtatacgatccttttattgcCTTCCTCAGTAGGCTACATTGAAATATAGGCCAAACCAATCCACAGCTTCTGATGAATTTGGGGAAGTTTTTTAACATGTAAAACATGATACAAAACTAAGAAATAAATTGACACAGTAATGCACgagttttatgaaatttttgttcttaaatttCTTATGGAATTGCCAAGAACAGATGCATCTGCTTCTGATGGCtgtaaaaaaaaaggacaaaaaaccttttttttaataatattgctTCCTCAAATGGGGGGTTTCCCCCAAATTATATTAACTTGGATATTGTTGGTGTTTTTAGAAGTTGAGAGAACAAAGCATtggaaaatagagagaaaacaacaaaaatacttAGCAGATTTTAAGAAATGCTATCAAATtctcatcatcttcatcattccACATGAATTACAATATATAAGTGTAGTGGTTACAAATAATCAACAAAACCCACTAAATCACCTTGAGaaatataaagataaaacttACACATAAACTGATTAGGTAAACTAatacctaaaaatattaaatcaatacCAACTCTACTTGTTTTAATACATTAACCTTAACAAGTAGATTTCAAACAAAACATCAATAGCAAAATACGTGAACCCTGCTCGCACTTTAACTGGGGGTTCACCAAAAACTTAACAGCTCACACTTTGATGTGCTCACAACTTGAGTTGAGCTGGCAACTTTGATGAGCTCGTGTCTTTGGGTGAGTTCGAAACTTTCAATGGGTTCACAACTTTAACTGAGCTCGCACATGTCGAGCTCGTAGACTTGTTTACGCTTGCAACTTCAAGTGAGCTCGTGGCTTTGCAGGATAAGTTTGCTATTGCATGAATGGCCACTTCGCAACTTTCCTCTTTGGTCATAATGCTGCAAACTCCAATATCATGTTTTAGCCTCTCAAACCTCAACTTTCCAAGAGGTTTTGTGAGAATATCAGCAAGTTGAACATCTGAACTGCAGTGAACCAACTTCACTTCATTTGATTGCTCGACCTCTCTAACAAAGTGGCATTTTATCTTGATGTGTTTAGTCTTACCATGGAAGACAGGGTTCTTTGCAATTGTAACAACAAATTGATTGTCACAATATATCTCTATTGCTTCCACTTGCTTAAGATTTAAATTACACATCAACTTTCTTAGCCAAAGTGCTTGGCTTATAGCTGCAGTTGCTGcgatgta
This region includes:
- the LOC105800073 gene encoding triacylglycerol lipase 2, whose translation is MKLVNTIILTYTILLILSTPIFLSLKAQENGTGMATMPVQSSEGGFCKSMVETNGYECEDHNVTTKDGYILNVVRIPMGRCRDCRTRGNKSPVLLQHGVFVDGRSWLLLPPKQSLAFNLADNGYDVWLVNSRGTEYSEGHTSLNFDDPAYWNWSLDEMVAYDLPATFQYVYDQTGQKLHFVGHSLGTLMIMAAMSRDRLVNMLESVALLSPVAYMGHTTSLLSRVIADNFIAETLDSLGFYKFDMRNVIIIEILKVICRIPSVDCTTLLFTPYTGQNCCMKPSIMDIFLDHEPQPAAMKIVIHMCQLIRGGNTTMFDYNDSGTNIKHYGQPTPPAYNMIGIPKDLPIFLSHGGADALSDVDDVKLLLDSLQGHDPDKIVVQFIERFAHADYLMSGNAKEHVYDPFIAFLSRLH